A genomic window from Syngnathus typhle isolate RoL2023-S1 ecotype Sweden linkage group LG18, RoL_Styp_1.0, whole genome shotgun sequence includes:
- the si:ch73-127m5.1 gene encoding neurotrypsin yields the protein MSPSSRPFLFLIGAACLGLPYPLRAQVVADDTYLNEVQNSVPLSCSEGFTELGYYNGTVSQTDSGAPCLRWTEFPDYVVQYPGRGLGEHSYCRNPDRESNPWCFFRQNSGAIGWAYCDCHQGATRLVGGSSSNSGRVEVYLNGQWGAVCDSHWSDRDASVVCRQVGLSDIGTTLRHSQLASGSGLFHFERLGCRGDENSVSACRSRTFVTGDCNHGNEAAVLCAPPEGSGPPLRLVGGEEDFEGRVEVFHSGRWGSVCDDQWDDRDAEVVCRQLGFSGVAKAWSWAHFGQGSGPILLDAVKCTGNELFLDECPHGHWEQHNCDHMEDAGVSCSPYTDGVVRLVGGDDPWEGRVEVRHNGDWGTVCDDHWKQQHAQVVCGQLGYRGHAEVVSGGTFGEGAGLILLDDVHCTGSETSLLDCNHGIWGHTDCSHAEDVGVRCRGKPEDETNDVPVVAPSTGPLLRLAGGVSRKEGRVEVYLHGDWGTICDSGWNDLNAAVVCRQLGHSGGGLAAGGFGQGKGPVHLDQVRCTGKEEFLGECPSLGLNIMGCRRGQAAGVKCDTSAASVHDPMAQVRHLEDSCGARKLQEEASETKTQEGDGNMLRTSWPWQASVWLQSQSQDGGPLCSATLIGSCWALTSATCFARFGTEPSKYVVRIGASERTLTPERIVVHKKFKGQSGGHDLALLKLPGAQKGHCFTFDPHVNAACLPDDDHSSMPGACVVMVTTRWNTPDSVLASWVPVMSSWQCKKRHGDSFSSHGTVCAGSPPDTSLLHSTGDSCRGNSGGGLLCQGEAGRWVLTGVVAGAYGCEDPSTPALYTRVSRFRSWIDDAIQADSQNGHRGEETNDIGHVKHTHHSQVVV from the exons ATGTCTCCGAGCAGCCGGCCGTTTTTGTTCCTGATTGGGGCCGCCTGCCTGGGGCTGCCCTACCCGCTGCGCGCTCAG gtgGTAGCTGACGACACGTACTTAAACGAGGTCCAGAACTCAG TCCCTCTGTCCTGCTCTGAGGGTTTCACCGAATTGGGTTACTACAACGGTACCGTGTCCCAGACGGACTCGGGTGCCCCGTGCCTCAGGTGGACCGAGTTCCCCGACTACGTGGTGCAGTACCCGGGCCGTGGTCTCGGCGAACACAGCTACTGCCGGAACCCGGATCGCGAGTCCAACCCCTGGTGCTTTTTCCGGCAGAACTCGGGCGCCATCGGATGGGCCTACTGCGATTGTCACCAGG GTGCCACCAGGCTTGTCGGTGGCTCGTCGTCCAACAGTGGGCGTGTTGAAGTGTATCTGAACGGCCAGTGGGGAGCGGTGTGTGACTCTCACTGGAGCGACCGGGATGCGAGCGTGGTCTGCAGGCAGGTGGGCTTAAG TGACATTGGCACGACATTGCGGCACTCTCAGTTGGCCTCGGGTTCTGGCCTCTTCCACTTTGAGCGTCTGGGTTGCCGCGGCGACGAGAACAGCGTAAGCGCCTGCAGGAGCAGGACGTTCGTCACTGGGGACTGTAACCATGGAAACGAGGCGGCTGTCTTGTGTGCCCCTCCTGAAG GCAGCGGACCTCCGCTACGACTGGTTGGAGGTGAGGAAGACTTTGAAGGACGCGTGGAGGTGTTCCACAGCGGGAGGTGGGGCTCCGTCTGTGACGACCAATGGGATGACAGAGACGCGGAGGTGGTGTGCCGACAGCTGGGCTTCAG CGGCGTGGCCAAGGCGTGGTCATGGGCTCACTTTGGTCAGGGATCAGGTCCCATCCTGCTGGACGCCGTCAAGTGCACGGGAAATGAACTGTTCCTGGATGAGTGTCCACACGGACACTGGGAGCAGCACAACTGCGACCACATGGAGGACGCCGGAGTCTCCTGCAGCCCGTACACAG ATGGGGTGGTGCGTCTGGTGGGAGGCGACGATCCCTGGGAGGGCCGCGTAGAGGTGCGCCACAACGGCGACTGGGGGACGGTGTGTGACGACCACTGGAAGCAACAGCACGCCCAGGTGGTGTGTGGACAACTGGGATACAG GGGTCACGCTGAGGTGGTGTCAGGCGGGACGTTCGGTGAGGGCGCTGGTCTCATCCTGCTGGACGACGTCCACTGTACCGGCTCAGAGACGTCCCTGTTGGACTGCAATCACGGCATCTGGGGTCACACCGACTGCTCCCACGCTGAGGACGTCGGCGTGCGCTGCAGAGGGAAGCCCGAAGACGAGACCAACGACGTGCCCGTCGTCGCACCATCTACAG GTCCGCTGCTGCGTCTTGCTGGGGGCGTCAGCAGAAAGGAGGGGCGCGTGGAAGTCTATCTTCACGGTGACTGGGGGACCATTTGTGACTCAGGGTGGAATGACCTCAATGCCGCTGTAGTGTGCAGGCAGCTAGGCCACAG TGGCGGAGGTCTGGCGGCTGGGGGCTTCGGCCAGGGTAAAGGACCGGTCCACCTGGACCAAGTGAGATGCACTGGCAAGGAGGAGTTCCTGGGCGAGTGTCCCTCGCTGGGCCTGAACATCATGGGTTGTAGGCGGGGGCAAGCAGCGGGGGTCAAGTGTGACACCTCCGCTGCTTCAGTGCACGACCCGATGGCTCAAGTCCGCCACTTGGAAGACAGCTGCGGTGCGAGGAAGCTTCAAGAGGAGGCCAGTGAGACCAAGACCCAAGAGGGAGACGGAAACATGCTCAG GACATCATGGCCTTGGCAGGCGTCTGTGTGGCTTCAGTCTCAAAGTCAAGACGGCGGCCCTCTCTGCAGCGCCACTCTGATTGGCTCATGCTGGGCACTCACGTCCGCCACCTGTTTCGCCAG GTTTGGAACGGAGCCGTCCAAGTACGTTGTACGGATAGGGGCATCTGAGCGGACCTTGACCCCGGAGCGCATTGTGGTCCACAAGAAATTCAAAGGTCAGAGTGGAGGTCACGACCTGGCCTTGCTCAAGCTGCCCGGTGCCCAGAAGGGTCACTGCTTCACGTTTGACCCCCACGTCAATGCCGCGTGTCTGCCTGATGACGACCACAGCAGCATGCCGGGTGCCTGTGTCGTCATGGTGACCACACGATGGAACACACCGG ACTCTGTCCTGGCGTCGTGGGTTCCCGTCATGTCGTCGTGGCAATGCAAGAAGCGTCATGGCGACAGCTTTTCCAGCCACGGCACCGTGTGCGCCGGCAGCCCCCCGGACACTAGTCTGCTCCACAGCACCGGTGACAGCTGCCGTGGCAACTCCGGAGGCGGGCTGCTCTGTCAGGGCGAGGCCGGCCGATGGGTGCTGACGGGGGTGGTCGCAGGGGCCTACGGCTGCGAGGACCCCTCTACTCCGGCACTGTACACGCGCGTCAGCCGCTTCCGCAGCTGGATCGACGACGCCATCCAGGCCGATTCCCAAAATGGCCACCGAGGGGAGGAAACAAACGACATTGGAcatgtaaaacacacacatcacTCGCAGGTGGTGGTTTGA